GCGGTTGTTTTCGCTGCGCAGGGTCAGCAGACGGCCGAAGAGGGCAAACATACCGAACACGATGCCGATAATAAAGGCGCCGAAAAGCACGACAATCAGCGGCAGATTGACGTTTTGGCCGGGCAGGTAGAAGAAGGATACGGTGTGGGTATTGGTGATGGCCAGCAGGAGGAAAACAAGAAGAATCAGGATTTTGATGATGGTAGAGATGAGTTTCATGGGTTGCTCCGGGTGGGCCGCGGTTGGGGCAGGCCGTCTGAAAAATGGTATCAGTTTAAACGATTTGCCGGATTTCGGATAGGACGGCATGTTTCAGACGGCATGGGAAGGGTATCTTTAATGCTGACGGGTACTTGTCAAACCCATATTGAAAGGCGTATTGTTCAGTCTTTAGTTATTATCTTACAAATCAGAATAAGAAAGGCAATCATCATGAGCAGACCAGTCCCAGCCGTATTCGGCAGCGTTTTCCACGCTGAAATGCCCGTTATCGCTTATCGTGAAGGTAAATGGCAGCCGGTAGAATGGCAATCTTCCACAGACCTGACAATCGCCCCTGGCGCGCATGCTTTGCATTACGGCAGCGAATGTTTTGAGGGTTTGAAGGCATTCCGTCAGGCAAACGGCAAAATCGTGATGTTCCGCCCGACCGCCAACATCGCGCGTATGCAGCAAAGCGCAGATATTCTGCACCTGCCTCGTCCTGAAACGGAAGCTTATTTGAATGCTTTGATCGAATTGGTCAAACGTTCCGCCGAGGAAATCCCTGATGCGCCAGCTGCGTTGTACCTGCGTCCGACTTTGATCGGTACCGATCCTGTGATCGGTAAAGCTGGTTCTCCTTCTGAAACTGCTTTGCTGTACATTCTGGCTTCTCCTGTCGGCGACTATTTCAAAGCCGGTTCGCCCGTTAAAATCTTAGTTGAAACCGAACATATCCGCTGCGCCCCACATATGGGTCGTGTGAAATGCGGCGGCAACTACGCTTCCGCCATGCCTTGGGTATTAAAAGCCAAAGCCGAATATGGTGCAAACCAAGTGTTGTTCTGTCCGAATGGCGACGTTCAGGAAACCGGCGCGTCTAACTTTATCCTGATTAACGGCGATGAAATCATTACCAAACCGTTGACAGACGAATTCCTGCACGGCGTTACCCGTGATTCCGTACTGACAGTTGCCAAAGATTTGGGCTACACCGTTACCGAACGCAACTTTACCGTTGATGAGCTGAAAGTAGCTGTGGAAAATGGCGCAGAGGCGATTCTGACCGGTACGGCTGCGGTTATTTCTCCGGTAACTTCTTTCGTGATTGATGGCGAAGAAATCGAAGTGAAGAGCCAAGAGCGCGGTTATGCAATCCGTAAGGCGATTACTGACATTCAATACGGTTTGGCAGAAGACAAACATGGCTGGTTGGTCGAAGTTTGTTAAATAGAACGCATTCAATAAAAAAGGCCGTCTGAAATATTTTTTCAGACGGCCTTTTTTATTGGATTTTAGAGAGGGAAGACAAATAATAAAATGCTAAATTTTACAAACAAACGGTAGCATTTTAAGATAATCGGTATATAATGCGCAATTATGTTGTAAAAATACACATTGAAAATATCGAATTTTATTGATTTTTCGATGAAGTTAAAAACATTTATAGATATTTATTTTGTATATTTTGTAAATTTAGTTAAATGGGAAATGCTAAAAACATATTGTGTTAGAATTCCCCTCCTTTTTGGCTTCGCGGTATTAACTCTGTCACGCCAAAAAGAAAAACAATGCAAGATAAAACCATTTTTATTTTGCTATAAAAATCAAAAATAACTTAACTTTGGATGAACTAATTAATTAAAAAGGGACTCTGATACATTTTCCGTCAAAAATAACCGGACACATGGTACGCGGACAGATTGCCTATAAAAGCCATCCAAGGGTTCTGTCCAAACACCATTACCGTTTTCAATCAGAAAATCGGCAGAAGGGGAAACGCTGCCGAGTTTCTCAAAGTGGCTAGCTTTATACAGGCAATTGCTGTTACGACAGAATCCGTCTTACCTCTTTATTCATCGAACTTTTTTGTTGCACGCTTGTGCGGTGGAAAAGGACGATATTTGATACAAGGAAATACGCTGATTATGTCACATAAACTTGCCCCTCTTGGCCGTACCCATATCCGTCAAGGCTCCTCAACTCCTGAAACCACTTCCGAATCATCTTCTCCTCTAAAAGAATGGATACACACCCAAAATTTTGGGGGAAGTCCGTCTGTTTTTCCTGAACCCAAGCAATTAAGCGGTAAAAATACTGTAACGAGAGATGCGGTTCATGTGGCTGAGGCGGCAAGATTGAACAGTACCTCATCATCTTCAGACGGCGTTGTAACAAAAATGCGTGTCGTACGGGCCAGTGTTGCTTCTGCAAGTAACGTTTCTGGTAAAAATACCATTACGTCTAAAGTAACGGACAAACAGGTTGTTTCAAAAGAGCCGGTAAACAAACCGGTTAATCAATCGATGGAAAAAATTTTGGCTGAAAAGCAAAAAAAATACGAAGAGGCTAAAGCAAAAAAAATAGCCGAAGCCGCCACAGCCAAAGCAAACGCCGTCGAGCATGCAAAAGAAGCGCATAAAGCAGCAGTCGAAAAAGCGATTGCAGAGCGTAAAGCCAAACAAGACGCTGCCCGCAAAGAAAAAGAGGCAGAAGACAGAATTGCCGAAGGAAAAAAACAGTCGAAATTGTGCATAAAAAGATTTTGAACGATTCAGACGGCCATAACAAAGTCGTGAGCGTTTCTTCCGGCAAAAAAACAGCCATGAGTCACGATAGCCACCTCAGTTCAGTCAAAGAAAACAAAATTGACGATCATACCGAAAACAGGGCAGGTGTCTCTGGAAAATACCGCGTGTATCAATCTAAAGAGTATGGTAATTATGTTCGTGTGAATGATTTTGGTGCCGATGCGCAGGGTAAAAAAGACAGCCTTCAGGCATTTAAAGCGGCTTTAGAAGCTGCTCATAAAGAAAAAGCCATGGTCTTCTTGGATGGTACCTACTATATTTCCAACCAGATTGTGATGGATAAAACCGTTTCCGGCGCACGCGGTTTGTTTGGTTCGGGGATGGGTAAAACCAAAGTAACGTTTGATAAGGCGCAGACAGGCGTGTTCAATCCGAACACCAACCATGATGACATTCGCCAATTTGCCGGTATCTTGATCGATGGACAAAACAATAAAACCATTGCCAACTTGTCGGTTCAATATACCAACCCTGATTTTTACCGCAAAGGCTTAAGCTATTTTGGCAAGGTAAACGGCATTTTGGTGAACGATGCGGACAATACTTTAATCAGTAAAGTAGAGGTTTCCGGTGCCAATCGTGCTGGTGTGATGTTCACGTCGACCGCTTCTTTGGAAAAGGAAAAAGGTCAAAAGCTGACCTTTAAAGAGCGCGTACAAAGCGGCGAAATTGATGAAAAATATGAAGCGCTGCCTTTGGGTGAAAACAACCGTATTGTTGATTCGTATCTGCACCACAACCGCGTTGCCGGTGCGCTGATCGGTTTCCAACAAAACTTTATCGGCGAGGGCAACCGTTTGGATTGGAACGGCCACGAAGCGGACGGCGGTACCGGCTACGGTATGGCTGTGGTTGCGGGCAGCTACAATTACGGTGTCACATACCGTAAAAACACGACCAACCACAACTACCGCAAAGGCTTGGATGTGCATGATGGTACAGGCATTGTCATTGAAGACAATGTGTTAACAGGTGACCGGCTGTATGGTATTGCTGCTTACAACCGCCAGTTTTCTATGGATAAAGTCAAAATTACCGGCAATACCATTATCCAAGACCCGAGCTTCCGTTTGAATGTTGATGATGACTTGGGCAAGTACTACCACATGTATTCAGGTATCCAGGTGCAAACCAATACCCAATACAAAGATTTGTACTCGGCTAACAAAGGCTATTTCGATATCAGCAATAATGTCATTAAAAATCTGACAGTTTATCAAAACAATATTCAGACCTACGCGATTGAGTTCCGTAACCATGAAAGCAAAATGGATTACACGCTCAATATGGCAAACAACAAGATCAGCGGCGAATCCACCAAATATCTGATTGCCGTTATCAACGATACCTACGACCGCGTTTTATCTAAAAACGGCATTGGTAGTGGTACCATTACTATTAGCGGCAACGATGCCGATATCGGCAAGATTATGAAAGGTGCAGTACCGGTTTATGTGGAAGAACATCATGGCAATGTCGCTATGCATGGTGCGGTGACCATTCACAACAACAAAATTTCCGTGCGTGAAAAATCTGACGGCTATGTCGAATTTGCTTATTTGAAAAGTAATGCCAAAGAGTACAACATCACCAATAACACATTAAAACTTGGTGGTGCCCTGGATGATGTTTTGGTAGACGTACACAGTACCAGCCCTAAGGGCAAGGCATCTTTAAATGTAGCCAACAATAAAATCATGACGGACATCAAAGACGAACTGTATGATTCATGGTTGCGCTTTGAAAATAACATCAAAACGTATTCAGAAGGCAATAGCCATAACGGCGAAGCGCTGACAAAGGTGAATACGACCGGCAGTAAAGTTGTTTTGAGCGATATCTTGTCAGAAGCCAGCTATATTGTCGCAACAACTAAAGATACTGTGTATCACCATACTAAGAATGTGTATACATCAGGAGTGGAAGAACATCATACAACGACAGGGATTTTGTAAGCTGTTGAAGCTGTAATCTTTATGGTTTAAATATCGATAAAGAAAAAAGGCCGTCTGAAAATTTTCAGACGGCCTTTTCATCTAACTCACATTATTTAGCCAGTTCGGCACGCAGTTTGTGGGTTACGTTCATCATTACTTGGAGTTGTTCCAAAGTTTCTTTCCAGCCGCGTGTTTTCAGGCCGCAGTCCGGGTTAACCCACAGACGTTCAACCGGTACAACCTCGATGGCTTTGCGCAACAGGTGCTCAACTTCAGCTTCAGTCGGTACGCGTGGGCTGTGGATGTCGTAAACACCTGGGCCGATGTCGTTCGGGTATTTGAACTCGCCGAACGCAGTCAAGAGCTCCATATCGGAACGTGAAGTTTCGATGGTGATGACGTCAGCGTCCATAGCGGCGATGGCTGGCAGGATGTCGTTGAACTCAGAGTAGCACATATGAGTGTGGATTTGGGTGCTGTCTTCGCAACCGGTAGAGGACAGGCGGAAAGATTCGCCGGCCCAGTCCAGGTAGGCATCCCAATCGGCACGTTTCAAAGGCAGACCTTCGCGGATAGCAGGTTCGTCAATTTGGATGACTTTAATGCCGGCTTTTTCCAGATCCAATACTTCGTCGTTCAGAGCCAGTGCGATTTGTTTGCACACGGTAGAGCGAGGAATGTCGTTGCGGACGAAAGACCATTGCAGGATGGTAACAGGGCCGGTCAACATACCTTTCATCGGACGTTTGGTCAGGCTTTGAGCGTAAGTAGACCAAGCCACGGTCATGGCTTCAGGACGGCTTACGTCACCAAAGATGATAGGTGGTTTAACGCAGCGTGAGCCGTAGCTTTGTACCCAGCCGTATTGGGTGAATGCAAAACCGCTCAACAGTTCGCCGAAGTATTCAACCATGTCGTTACGCTCGGCTTCGCCGTGTACCAGTACGTCCAAGTCCAGTTTTTCTTGCTCTTCAACCACCAAGGCGATTTCTTTTTTCATCGCGGCTTCGTAATCAGCGGCAGACAGTTCGCCTTTTTTGAAGGCGGCGCGTGCGTGGCGGATTTCGTTAGTTTGAGGGAAAGAACCGATGTTGGTAGTCGGCAGCAGAGGCAGGTTCAACCATGCTTGTTGCGCTTTGATACGGTCGGCAAATGGAGATTTGCGTTGGTCTGCGTTGGCAGGCAAATCGGCCAGGCGTTTAGCAACGTCTGCACGGTGGATTTCGCTGCTGTTGGCACGGGAGTCGGCAGCTGCTTGGCTGGCGGCCAGTTCTTCGGCAACAGAATCACGGCCTTCGTTTAATGCGGCTTTCAGAACGCGCAATTCTTGGGTTTTTTGCAGGGTGAATGCCAACCAAGAGTACAGATCAGGTTTGTTGGCTTTCAGTTTTTCTTCAACTGACAAGTCAAATGGAGTGTGCAGCAGAGAGCAAGAGCTGGAGATCCACAAACGGTCGCCCAGTTTGGCTTGCAGAGGCTCGACAGTTTCCAACACTTTGTTCAGGTTGGCGCGCCAAATGTTGCGGCCGTCGATAACGCCGGCAGACAGAACTTTGTCGTAGTCGGCAAATGCGTCCAGTTGTTCAGGAGCGCGTACCAAATCGATGTGCAGGCCGTCAACAGGCAGGGATTTCAGCAAAGCCGCGTGTTCGGCAACAGAACCGAAGTAAGTGCTCAACAGGATTTTGGCGCTTACTTTGCTCAAAGTAGCGTAAACGTCTTTGTATGCTTCTACCCATTCTTTAGGCAGGTCAACAGTCAAAGCTGGCTCGTCGATTTGAATCCACTCGGCACCGGCTTCAACCAAAGCAGTCAGGATTTCAACGTAAACAGGCAACAGTTTAGGCAACAGGCTCAGACGGTCGAATTCAACAGCGCCTTTTTCTTTACCAACCCACAGGAAAGTCAACGGACCAACAACGGTTGGTTTGGCTTTCAAGCCCAAAGCTTGGGCTTCTTGCAGTTGTTGAACGTAGTGTTTGGCGTTGGCTTTAAATTCGGTATCGGCGTGGAATTCAGGCACCAAGTAGTGGTAGTTGGTGTCGAACCATTTGGTCATTTCGATAGCGAATTGGTCTTTATTACCACGGGCCAGTTGGAAGAATTGTTCCAAAGACAGGTTTTGGCTGTCGAAGCCGAAGCGGGCAGGGATGGCACCGGTGGCAACTTGCAGGTCGAGGATGTGGTCGTAGAAAGTGAAATCGCCTGCAGCAACGAAATCAGCGTTGGCAGCAGCTTGGTGTTTCCAGTTTTTCTCGCGCAAGTCTTTAGCAACAGCCAGCAATTCTTGCTCGCTGATTTCTTTGCGCCAGTATTTTTCTTGTGCGAATTTCAATTCGCGGAAGGCACCGACGCGCGGGAAGCCTGAAAAATGTAATGTTGTCATGTTAACTCTCCTAGTTGGAATTTTGAATCAGGCCGGTATGGCCTGAATGTTCGATATTGTAAATCAGAATGGTGAGGCCGTCTGTTTTATTAACGGGGGCGCACACCCAAAATATGGCAGATGGCGTAAGTCAGTTCGCTGCGGTTGAGGGTGTAGAAGTGGAAGTCTTTGACACCTTCGCGCGAGAGGACTTTGACCATGTCGATGGCGATGCTGGCGGCAACAAGGTTGCGCGTGCCTTGGTCGTCATCCAAACCTTCGTACATTTTAGACAGCCAGCTTGGGATTTTGACGTTGGTCACTTGGGCCATTTTGGTCAATTGTTTGAAATTGGTTACAGGCAGGATGCCGGGAACAATTTCAACGTCAATGCCCATCATCACGCAACGGTCGCGGAAGCGCAGATAGCTTTCCACGTCGAAGAAGAATTGGGTAATAACGTGGTTGGCACCCGCATCGATTTTGCGTTTCAGATTGATCAAGTCGGCTTGGGCAGATTTGGCTTCCGGGTGCACCTCAGGGTAGGCCGCTACGGAAATGTCAAAGTCGGCAACGGAGCGCAACAGTTTGACCAAATCTTCGGCATAGAAAGGTTTTTTCTCATAGCCGGGCGGCTCGTCACCACGCAGGGCAACAATGCGGCGGATGCCGCTGTCCCAATAGTCTTTGGCGATTTGACGCAACTCGTCAGGGCTGGCATCGATACCGGTCAAGTGAGGGGCTGCGTCAAGACCGGTTTCTTGTTTGATGCGTTTAACGATACTGTGTGTGCGATCGCGTTCGCCGGAGTTTGCACCGTAGGTTACGGAAACGAATTTCGGATGCAAAGTTTGCAGGCGATGGATGGAATCCCATAGCATGGTTTCCATTTGTTCGTTTTTCGGCGGGAAAAATTC
This region of Neisseria subflava genomic DNA includes:
- a CDS encoding LapA family protein, translating into MKLISTIIKILILLVFLLLAITNTHTVSFFYLPGQNVNLPLIVVLFGAFIIGIVFGMFALFGRLLTLRSENNRLRAEVKKYAHLSEKDLTPVKTETPATTSEATPKA
- the ilvE gene encoding branched-chain-amino-acid transaminase; this translates as MSRPVPAVFGSVFHAEMPVIAYREGKWQPVEWQSSTDLTIAPGAHALHYGSECFEGLKAFRQANGKIVMFRPTANIARMQQSADILHLPRPETEAYLNALIELVKRSAEEIPDAPAALYLRPTLIGTDPVIGKAGSPSETALLYILASPVGDYFKAGSPVKILVETEHIRCAPHMGRVKCGGNYASAMPWVLKAKAEYGANQVLFCPNGDVQETGASNFILINGDEIITKPLTDEFLHGVTRDSVLTVAKDLGYTVTERNFTVDELKVAVENGAEAILTGTAAVISPVTSFVIDGEEIEVKSQERGYAIRKAITDIQYGLAEDKHGWLVEVC
- the metE gene encoding 5-methyltetrahydropteroyltriglutamate--homocysteine S-methyltransferase encodes the protein MTTLHFSGFPRVGAFRELKFAQEKYWRKEISEQELLAVAKDLREKNWKHQAAANADFVAAGDFTFYDHILDLQVATGAIPARFGFDSQNLSLEQFFQLARGNKDQFAIEMTKWFDTNYHYLVPEFHADTEFKANAKHYVQQLQEAQALGLKAKPTVVGPLTFLWVGKEKGAVEFDRLSLLPKLLPVYVEILTALVEAGAEWIQIDEPALTVDLPKEWVEAYKDVYATLSKVSAKILLSTYFGSVAEHAALLKSLPVDGLHIDLVRAPEQLDAFADYDKVLSAGVIDGRNIWRANLNKVLETVEPLQAKLGDRLWISSSCSLLHTPFDLSVEEKLKANKPDLYSWLAFTLQKTQELRVLKAALNEGRDSVAEELAASQAAADSRANSSEIHRADVAKRLADLPANADQRKSPFADRIKAQQAWLNLPLLPTTNIGSFPQTNEIRHARAAFKKGELSAADYEAAMKKEIALVVEEQEKLDLDVLVHGEAERNDMVEYFGELLSGFAFTQYGWVQSYGSRCVKPPIIFGDVSRPEAMTVAWSTYAQSLTKRPMKGMLTGPVTILQWSFVRNDIPRSTVCKQIALALNDEVLDLEKAGIKVIQIDEPAIREGLPLKRADWDAYLDWAGESFRLSSTGCEDSTQIHTHMCYSEFNDILPAIAAMDADVITIETSRSDMELLTAFGEFKYPNDIGPGVYDIHSPRVPTEAEVEHLLRKAIEVVPVERLWVNPDCGLKTRGWKETLEQLQVMMNVTHKLRAELAK
- the metF gene encoding methylenetetrahydrofolate reductase; translated protein: MNHAREIAALNNSLSDLKGDINVSFEFFPPKNEQMETMLWDSIHRLQTLHPKFVSVTYGANSGERDRTHSIVKRIKQETGLDAAPHLTGIDASPDELRQIAKDYWDSGIRRIVALRGDEPPGYEKKPFYAEDLVKLLRSVADFDISVAAYPEVHPEAKSAQADLINLKRKIDAGANHVITQFFFDVESYLRFRDRCVMMGIDVEIVPGILPVTNFKQLTKMAQVTNVKIPSWLSKMYEGLDDDQGTRNLVAASIAIDMVKVLSREGVKDFHFYTLNRSELTYAICHILGVRPR